The following coding sequences lie in one Synechococcus sp. PCC 7336 genomic window:
- a CDS encoding bifunctional pantoate--beta-alanine ligase/(d)CMP kinase produces the protein MHLARSVADLRCQLVAERSARVGLVPTMGALHRGHLSLLDRAVGDCDITVVSIFVNPLQFSPHEDFDRYPRQLDSDLEICRNAGADIVFAPEASVMLANADPAAVTQVIPPAAMLEHLCGPWRPGHFEGVLTIVAKLLHIVQPQRAYFGQKDAQQLALIRRMVRDLDWPIAIVGCPTVREPEGLALSSRNQYLSPQERWAALALSRGLFAAQQQFAAGDRRVDTLLKTARAVYDAQLGLQVQYLELVNPETLQPIVDTIKERGLLATAAWVGQTRPIDNVMLEVPRQPILAIDGPAGAGKSTVARRLAAALNLRYLDTGALYRAVTWLVSDTGTPVTDGAAIARLAASAEIRLEAPEDVALLTRVWVNGREVTAEVRSPEITAQVSAVSALPQVRQVLLDVQQQMGRAGGVVMEGRDIGTQVFPDAELKIFLTASPQERARRRLRDLQGAGSSIQLEELEQQIRERDRKDSERAMAPLKQAADAIAVNTDGLTQDEVVEQIAELYRQLPHTSQ, from the coding sequence ATGCATCTGGCTCGATCTGTTGCCGACCTACGCTGTCAATTAGTGGCAGAGCGATCTGCCCGAGTGGGGCTCGTTCCAACGATGGGGGCGCTGCACCGGGGGCACCTCAGCCTGCTCGATCGCGCAGTGGGAGACTGCGATATTACAGTTGTCAGCATTTTTGTCAATCCGCTGCAATTCAGCCCCCACGAGGATTTCGATCGCTATCCGCGCCAACTCGACAGTGACTTAGAGATCTGTCGCAATGCTGGTGCGGATATTGTTTTTGCCCCCGAGGCGAGTGTCATGCTTGCCAATGCCGATCCGGCGGCAGTGACACAAGTGATTCCCCCGGCGGCGATGCTGGAGCATTTGTGCGGTCCCTGGCGTCCCGGCCACTTTGAAGGGGTGCTGACGATTGTGGCGAAGTTGTTGCATATCGTGCAGCCCCAGCGGGCCTATTTCGGTCAGAAAGATGCCCAGCAGTTAGCTCTGATTCGCCGTATGGTCCGAGATTTAGATTGGCCGATCGCCATTGTTGGCTGCCCGACTGTACGGGAGCCGGAGGGACTGGCCCTCAGCTCTCGCAATCAGTACCTGAGCCCGCAGGAACGCTGGGCGGCACTGGCCCTATCGCGCGGTCTGTTTGCCGCCCAGCAGCAGTTCGCAGCAGGCGATCGCCGAGTCGACACTTTGCTGAAAACCGCCCGAGCCGTATACGATGCACAGTTGGGCTTGCAAGTGCAGTACCTGGAATTGGTCAATCCCGAAACCTTGCAACCCATTGTCGACACGATAAAGGAGCGCGGACTGTTGGCAACAGCAGCATGGGTGGGTCAAACCCGCCCGATCGATAACGTCATGCTCGAAGTGCCGCGCCAGCCGATTTTGGCGATCGACGGCCCTGCTGGGGCGGGGAAATCGACGGTGGCCCGACGCCTTGCGGCGGCCCTCAACCTGCGCTATTTGGATACGGGAGCTCTATATCGGGCTGTAACCTGGCTGGTCTCAGACACGGGCACGCCAGTGACGGATGGAGCGGCGATCGCCCGCTTGGCTGCATCAGCCGAGATTCGCTTAGAAGCACCCGAAGATGTGGCTTTGCTGACGAGAGTCTGGGTGAACGGGCGGGAAGTGACTGCTGAGGTGCGATCGCCAGAGATAACTGCACAGGTCTCGGCAGTGTCTGCGCTACCGCAAGTCCGACAGGTTTTACTGGATGTGCAGCAGCAGATGGGGCGTGCTGGCGGTGTGGTGATGGAAGGGCGCGATATCGGCACGCAGGTGTTTCCCGATGCCGAACTGAAAATCTTTTTGACCGCTTCGCCGCAGGAGCGGGCGCGGCGGCGACTGCGAGATTTGCAGGGGGCAGGCAGTTCAATTCAATTAGAGGAATTGGAGCAGCAGATTCGGGAGCGCGATCGCAAAGACAGCGAGCGGGCGATGGCTCCCCTCAAGCAGGCGGCAGATGCGATAGCAGTCAATACCGACGGTCTGACGCAGGACGAAGTGGTGGAACAGATCGCAGAGCTTTACAGGCAATTGCCTCACACGAGTCAATAA
- a CDS encoding mechanosensitive ion channel family protein, with translation MKVRDRRWLVGLLLGAIASLAFSWQPAPAANPPQFVAQFPDLGLDELVNPRFESFDSEIETSWVVFDGRQVILVAAPAAMTSPEESEPISPADNRARQIERQLRAIAREAVASPTLPEVRAVREDGRGFLVIEVDGQYLMSVTNLDAQIAGVSLPVRAQEIVKSVDAALLRARQERSHRYLVRQGIVAGLLVAGLAGSSLFICWLKKQSSRQHERTLAQLEEETADLAPSEDLEAPPSDNIDEATEVKRVAAEQAREEQKKRIQMHDDLFQFWLQLALISIWLVGLLYGLGLFVQTRPLQLIALRWIQGSLFQLAAVILVVYVLLRSSYVGINRLFAAISEGSLWRIDSTSDRLSKRIQTISGVLKSIATIAIVGGGILVGLSVLSINIGPILAGAGILGLAVSFGAQSLVKDVINGFFILLEDQFSVGDVIATSGVAGFVEDLNLRVTRLRSADGNLIVIPNGNISTVENLTNGFSRANLSIEVAYNTDLDLAIATIGKTANDMAADPDWKELIVQDPQVLGVDAFGDNSITIRIWIDTQPLKQWSVAREFRLRLKKALDRAGISIPFPQRSIWFESPLRTLDKSLNESELQQLVTLRSSGREGK, from the coding sequence ATGAAAGTTCGCGATCGACGTTGGCTTGTGGGCTTACTACTGGGGGCGATCGCCAGTTTGGCGTTCAGTTGGCAACCTGCCCCTGCCGCCAATCCCCCTCAATTCGTGGCCCAATTCCCCGATCTCGGGCTAGACGAGTTAGTCAATCCGCGGTTCGAGTCGTTCGATTCAGAGATTGAAACCAGTTGGGTAGTTTTCGACGGTCGCCAAGTGATTTTAGTGGCGGCCCCAGCAGCGATGACCAGTCCTGAGGAAAGCGAACCCATTTCCCCAGCCGATAACCGCGCTCGCCAAATTGAGAGGCAACTGCGAGCGATCGCCCGCGAGGCCGTTGCCAGTCCGACGCTACCTGAGGTCCGCGCCGTTCGGGAGGATGGACGCGGCTTTCTGGTGATTGAAGTGGACGGTCAATATCTCATGAGCGTGACGAACCTGGATGCTCAGATCGCAGGGGTTTCCTTGCCTGTGAGAGCCCAAGAGATCGTCAAAAGTGTAGATGCCGCATTATTGCGGGCTCGACAGGAGCGCTCGCACCGCTATCTCGTTCGACAGGGAATTGTGGCAGGGCTTTTGGTCGCGGGCTTAGCGGGATCGAGTCTGTTTATCTGTTGGCTAAAAAAGCAATCGAGCCGGCAACACGAACGCACCCTCGCGCAACTCGAAGAGGAAACTGCAGATTTAGCGCCATCGGAAGATCTCGAAGCCCCCCCATCGGACAATATTGACGAAGCAACCGAAGTCAAGCGGGTTGCGGCAGAACAGGCCCGAGAGGAGCAGAAAAAACGCATCCAAATGCACGACGATCTATTCCAGTTTTGGCTTCAGCTCGCGCTAATTTCAATCTGGCTGGTCGGTCTTTTGTATGGTTTGGGGCTGTTCGTTCAAACGCGACCGTTGCAGTTAATTGCCCTGCGCTGGATTCAAGGCTCACTGTTTCAACTCGCTGCCGTTATCCTGGTAGTTTATGTTTTGCTGCGGTCGAGCTATGTGGGGATTAACCGGCTGTTTGCCGCTATCAGCGAAGGCTCTCTCTGGAGGATAGACAGCACTTCCGATCGCCTGTCCAAACGCATTCAGACCATTTCGGGGGTCTTGAAAAGTATTGCGACGATCGCGATTGTCGGTGGCGGCATTCTAGTGGGTCTATCGGTGCTCAGCATTAACATCGGCCCCATCTTGGCAGGGGCTGGAATTTTGGGATTGGCGGTCTCATTTGGCGCTCAAAGCTTGGTCAAAGATGTCATCAATGGCTTTTTTATTCTGTTAGAAGATCAGTTTAGTGTGGGGGATGTGATTGCCACGAGCGGTGTGGCTGGATTTGTAGAGGATCTCAATTTGCGCGTCACGCGACTGCGCAGTGCCGATGGCAATTTGATTGTGATTCCCAATGGCAATATCTCGACTGTCGAAAATCTGACCAATGGGTTTTCGCGTGCCAATTTAAGCATTGAGGTGGCTTATAACACCGATCTCGATCTCGCGATCGCCACAATCGGCAAAACGGCCAATGACATGGCTGCCGATCCCGACTGGAAAGAGCTGATTGTCCAAGACCCTCAAGTGCTTGGGGTGGATGCCTTTGGAGACAACAGCATCACCATCCGTATTTGGATCGATACGCAACCCCTCAAGCAATGGTCGGTGGCACGAGAATTTCGCCTGCGACTCAAAAAGGCCCTCGATCGCGCAGGCATCTCCATCCCGTTCCCGCAGCGATCGATCTGGTTTGAATCGCCTCTGCGGACGTTAGACAAGAGTCTGAATGAGAGTGAATTGCAGCAATTAGTGACACTGCGATCGTCCGGTCGGGAGGGCAAGTGA
- a CDS encoding arsenosugar biosynthesis-associated peroxidase-like protein translates to MSDYYKPEHLPNFSKIGEGNPELAEKFFAYYNSVFAGGALSKREKALIALAVSHTVQCPYCIEAYSQESLQQGADLEEMTEAVHVAAAIRGGASLIHGLQMLDRVNQISM, encoded by the coding sequence ATGAGCGATTACTACAAACCAGAGCACCTGCCCAACTTCAGCAAAATCGGCGAAGGTAATCCCGAGCTAGCCGAGAAGTTTTTTGCCTACTACAATTCAGTATTTGCCGGTGGAGCGCTCTCGAAGCGAGAAAAAGCATTGATTGCCTTGGCCGTCTCCCATACCGTGCAATGCCCCTACTGCATTGAGGCGTACAGCCAGGAATCGTTGCAGCAGGGGGCCGATCTGGAGGAAATGACCGAGGCGGTGCATGTGGCCGCAGCCATTCGCGGCGGGGCCTCGCTCATTCACGGGCTGCAAATGCTCGATCGCGTCAACCAGATCTCGATGTAA
- a CDS encoding phosphatidic acid phosphatase yields the protein MANSQQGNSGKQNFNVRRKDARAIRNDVEREAFDAFETTPPETNGDEARFDSLDLPGFASFTKALSHNSEDGLVDPASFTSLLDAIEAETQAAFEDVQLGGGVRLLANPLNTYSFQLIGNDSNGARMAAAPAFDSRNTAVDMVERYWMALSRDVPFDQYTTSPLIAEACADLNNLGFEQEFGFVCTPDNIFRGPYEGCDVGPHVSQFLLQDFDFGNQPIRQLQRYPQEGLDFMTDFETWLAVNNGDVDPTGDDVLVGTRYIITLRDAGQWVHIDFPHQSSLWATIILLGKAAAISAASPYASGAITTSDAFGSLGGPDITIQSGFAAVYGLKHAWFQKWGVHRRLRPEVYGQRLELFRRGILGQPFDARFNELFGAGADVWQTTTVLERILEHNKAQNVTFNRGDTDGTWLLPMGFPEGSPTHPSYPGGHSAFIAAGATIAKAFFADGVISDPVVPTADGQGLVPFNGPPLTVHGELNKLIANVTLFRDGAGMHWRTDGTTAGNPGTAIATGGNLLGENMAVSMLRDVKVTYREEVGPFQFDSITGAPIQV from the coding sequence ATGGCTAATTCCCAACAAGGTAATTCAGGTAAACAGAATTTTAACGTTCGCCGGAAAGATGCTAGAGCCATTCGCAATGATGTGGAACGAGAGGCATTTGACGCATTCGAAACCACGCCTCCCGAGACCAACGGAGATGAAGCACGGTTTGATTCACTCGACCTCCCAGGCTTCGCTTCTTTCACAAAAGCCCTGAGCCACAATTCAGAAGACGGTTTGGTGGACCCAGCCTCGTTTACTTCGCTGCTGGATGCGATCGAAGCAGAAACTCAGGCAGCATTTGAGGATGTCCAGCTCGGTGGCGGCGTTCGCTTGCTCGCCAATCCCCTCAATACCTATTCATTCCAGCTCATTGGCAACGACTCGAATGGGGCGCGCATGGCAGCGGCCCCTGCCTTTGACAGCCGCAATACCGCTGTCGATATGGTCGAGCGCTACTGGATGGCCCTGAGCCGGGACGTCCCCTTCGACCAATATACGACTAGCCCGCTCATCGCCGAAGCCTGTGCGGATCTCAATAACCTTGGGTTCGAGCAAGAGTTTGGCTTCGTTTGCACGCCAGACAACATCTTCAGAGGGCCTTACGAGGGCTGCGATGTCGGCCCCCACGTCTCCCAGTTTCTCTTGCAGGATTTCGATTTCGGCAATCAACCCATTCGTCAGTTGCAACGCTATCCGCAGGAGGGTCTCGATTTCATGACGGATTTCGAGACCTGGCTTGCAGTCAATAACGGAGATGTCGATCCGACCGGCGACGATGTCCTTGTCGGGACGCGCTACATCATAACGCTGCGGGATGCCGGTCAGTGGGTCCATATTGATTTTCCCCATCAATCCAGCCTCTGGGCCACCATTATTTTGCTGGGGAAAGCCGCGGCGATCTCTGCCGCCAGCCCCTACGCCAGTGGAGCCATCACCACTTCTGATGCCTTTGGCAGCCTCGGCGGCCCGGACATTACGATCCAGAGTGGATTTGCCGCTGTCTACGGACTCAAGCATGCCTGGTTCCAAAAGTGGGGTGTCCATCGACGCCTTCGCCCGGAAGTTTACGGGCAGCGCCTCGAACTGTTCCGGCGCGGCATTTTGGGTCAGCCCTTCGACGCTCGCTTCAACGAGCTGTTTGGTGCGGGTGCAGACGTTTGGCAGACCACCACAGTGCTCGAACGCATCCTCGAACACAATAAGGCCCAGAACGTTACCTTCAATCGCGGAGATACGGATGGCACCTGGTTGCTGCCGATGGGATTCCCAGAAGGCTCCCCCACCCACCCCTCCTATCCAGGCGGACACTCCGCCTTCATCGCTGCTGGCGCGACGATTGCGAAAGCGTTTTTCGCCGACGGCGTAATTTCCGATCCGGTGGTGCCGACAGCAGACGGTCAGGGATTGGTGCCCTTCAACGGTCCGCCGCTGACGGTGCATGGCGAGCTCAACAAGCTGATTGCAAACGTCACTCTGTTCCGCGATGGAGCCGGGATGCACTGGCGCACGGACGGCACCACCGCTGGCAATCCCGGTACGGCGATTGCGACGGGCGGCAACCTGCTCGGAGAGAATATGGCAGTCAGTATGCTGCGCGATGTCAAAGTCACTTACCGAGAAGAAGTGGGGCCATTTCAGTTCGATAGCATCACTGGCGCTCCCATCCAGGTCTGA
- a CDS encoding ATP phosphoribosyltransferase regulatory subunit — MTKSTFHRPPSGARDLLPLDVAQKQWVEKHLRQTFRQWGYRRIITPTLERLDTLVAGGAVDPDTVLQLRDSEGTTLGLRPELTASIARAAATRMAGAALPLRLYYNTNVFRNTRHEKEFFQAGVELIGAPGWLADAEVILLLADCLRALNLDNWTLILGEVSLTQSLLGAISPSAQPLVQRAILELDRVGLETAEIPERDRQAALQVLDLRGQPQQVFAQLQGMSLPSQQRRRVRDLERLCGVLTQQEVPLVLDLSLLEGYRYYTGMMFEAVSGTEQLGLGGRYDSLFGLYSPAGEQQAGIGFSLTLEALQRVLQSTGQLPDGLTAPQTLLVPLDAAAVPAVLRLAAEWRSQSPEHSIEIELLGEFATARGNRTPEEIAAYARTCGIAEITWVQADGSHHSTTTHLSAVTRLQEALS; from the coding sequence ATGACAAAATCCACCTTTCACCGTCCTCCATCGGGGGCGCGGGATCTCCTCCCGCTGGACGTAGCGCAGAAGCAATGGGTGGAAAAACACCTCCGCCAAACCTTCCGGCAATGGGGCTATCGCCGCATTATTACCCCTACACTAGAGCGACTGGATACCCTTGTGGCCGGAGGAGCTGTCGATCCCGATACGGTGCTGCAGTTGCGCGATAGCGAAGGGACAACCCTGGGGTTGCGACCGGAACTGACCGCCTCGATCGCCCGTGCCGCCGCCACTCGCATGGCGGGTGCGGCCCTGCCCCTACGCCTCTACTACAACACCAATGTGTTTCGCAATACGCGCCACGAAAAGGAGTTTTTCCAGGCGGGGGTAGAACTGATTGGCGCACCGGGGTGGTTGGCCGATGCTGAAGTGATACTACTGTTGGCAGACTGCTTGCGGGCCTTGAATTTAGATAATTGGACGCTGATTTTAGGGGAGGTGAGCCTGACCCAAAGCCTGCTCGGTGCCATCTCTCCCTCCGCTCAGCCGCTGGTGCAGCGGGCCATTCTCGAGCTCGATCGCGTCGGTCTCGAAACTGCCGAAATTCCCGAGCGCGATCGCCAAGCCGCCTTGCAGGTGCTCGACTTGCGCGGTCAACCCCAACAGGTCTTCGCCCAACTGCAAGGGATGTCGTTACCCAGTCAGCAGCGACGGCGGGTGCGAGATCTCGAACGCTTGTGCGGGGTTCTGACCCAGCAGGAGGTGCCCCTCGTACTCGATCTCAGCCTGCTGGAAGGGTACCGCTACTATACTGGCATGATGTTCGAAGCAGTCAGCGGGACCGAACAATTGGGCTTGGGCGGTCGCTATGACTCGCTATTCGGTCTCTACAGCCCTGCAGGCGAACAACAGGCAGGGATTGGTTTTTCTCTCACTTTGGAGGCGCTGCAGCGGGTGTTGCAGTCTACGGGCCAACTGCCCGATGGCTTGACTGCACCCCAGACCCTGCTGGTGCCCCTCGACGCTGCCGCCGTCCCGGCGGTGTTGCGGCTGGCGGCGGAATGGCGATCGCAATCCCCCGAGCACAGCATTGAAATCGAATTATTGGGGGAGTTTGCCACTGCTCGGGGCAATCGCACCCCTGAAGAGATTGCTGCCTACGCCCGAACCTGCGGTATCGCCGAAATTACTTGGGTACAAGCTGACGGCAGCCACCACAGCACCACCACCCACCTGTCTGCCGTCACGCGCTTGCAGGAGGCCCTGTCATGA
- the hisG gene encoding ATP phosphoribosyltransferase, with the protein MTVTVALAKGELLAGGIALFQRVGIDFSQLLDKSNRLLRVTSPISPDGNRYEALLVRTHDVPVYVEYGQAQLGVAGYDVLREKRARVAQLADLKFGGCRMSVAVKQDSSYTSARDLPPNARIASKFVNCAADYFEGLDLPVEIIPLYGSVELAPLTGMAEAIVDLVATGRTLRENGLVELECIYESTARLVAHPISYRVNRGNLAALVARIRDSAIESSYSSLR; encoded by the coding sequence ATGACCGTCACTGTAGCTTTAGCGAAAGGGGAATTACTGGCAGGAGGGATTGCCCTGTTTCAACGGGTGGGCATTGACTTCAGCCAACTGCTCGACAAAAGCAATCGTCTTTTGCGAGTCACCTCCCCCATCAGTCCCGATGGCAATCGCTACGAAGCCCTGCTGGTGCGCACCCACGATGTGCCGGTCTATGTGGAATACGGTCAGGCTCAGTTGGGTGTGGCAGGTTACGACGTGTTGCGGGAAAAGCGAGCTCGTGTCGCTCAATTAGCCGATCTCAAGTTTGGCGGCTGCCGCATGTCAGTGGCGGTTAAGCAAGATAGCTCCTACACGTCTGCTCGGGACCTACCTCCCAACGCTCGTATTGCCTCCAAGTTTGTCAATTGTGCTGCCGACTATTTCGAGGGGTTGGATCTACCGGTGGAAATAATCCCCCTCTACGGGTCGGTGGAATTGGCTCCACTGACAGGAATGGCAGAGGCGATCGTCGATTTGGTGGCCACCGGCCGCACCCTACGGGAAAACGGGCTGGTGGAGCTGGAATGTATCTACGAGAGTACTGCCCGTTTAGTGGCCCATCCCATTAGCTATCGCGTCAACAGGGGCAACCTTGCCGCACTGGTGGCTCGCATTCGCGACAGCGCGATCGAGTCCAGCTACAGCAGTCTGCGTTGA
- a CDS encoding 4-hydroxy-3-methylbut-2-enyl diphosphate reductase, which produces MTESTASATSNPKALRQTLRRSDTYYAKGFPELQETIRDELQTQYKSTLVETIRANGYTYTRGDVTIKLAQSFGFCWGVERAIEYAYEARRRFPDRQLWITNEIIHNPQVNQQLSNMGVRFVVQQDGVKDFSKISPGDVILWPAFGASLQEMEFFQQNGNEIVDTTCPWVSRVWNQVDKHRTREFTSIIHGKYAHEETIATSSFADKYLIVLDMEQARYVAHYILHAADDPAAQPELRTEFMQKFEKAMSAGFDPNTDLERVGIANQTTMLEGETKAIAKLFETTMLRKYGPQELDDHFISFNTICNATQERQDAMFELVEEPLDLMVVIGGFNSSNTTHLQEIATAKGLKSFHIDGPACIRDDNSIRHQTLHGGIQISQNWLPAGAIAVGVTSGASTPDRMVSDAIERIFQLKQ; this is translated from the coding sequence ATGACTGAATCCACCGCTTCCGCCACTAGCAATCCTAAAGCCCTGCGACAGACCCTGCGTCGGTCCGACACCTACTATGCCAAGGGGTTTCCCGAACTGCAAGAGACCATTCGCGACGAACTCCAGACACAGTACAAAAGCACATTGGTCGAAACCATCCGCGCCAACGGCTACACCTACACCCGAGGAGATGTCACCATTAAGCTGGCTCAATCCTTCGGCTTTTGCTGGGGGGTAGAGCGGGCGATTGAATACGCCTACGAAGCCCGCCGTCGCTTCCCCGATCGCCAGTTGTGGATCACCAACGAAATTATTCACAATCCCCAAGTGAACCAGCAGTTGAGCAACATGGGCGTTCGGTTTGTGGTGCAACAGGACGGCGTTAAAGACTTCTCCAAAATTTCTCCAGGCGATGTCATCCTCTGGCCCGCATTTGGAGCCAGCCTGCAAGAGATGGAATTTTTCCAGCAAAACGGCAACGAAATTGTCGATACCACCTGCCCCTGGGTCTCTCGCGTTTGGAACCAGGTGGATAAGCACCGCACCCGCGAATTTACCTCCATCATCCACGGCAAATACGCCCACGAAGAAACCATCGCCACCAGCTCTTTTGCCGACAAGTACTTAATCGTGCTGGATATGGAGCAAGCCCGCTACGTCGCCCACTACATCCTTCACGCTGCAGACGACCCAGCCGCACAGCCCGAACTGCGGACAGAGTTTATGCAGAAATTTGAGAAGGCGATGTCGGCAGGCTTCGACCCCAATACCGATTTGGAGCGGGTGGGCATTGCCAACCAAACCACGATGCTGGAAGGGGAAACGAAGGCGATCGCCAAATTGTTCGAAACCACCATGCTGCGCAAATACGGTCCGCAGGAATTGGACGATCATTTCATTAGCTTCAACACCATTTGCAATGCCACCCAAGAGCGTCAGGATGCCATGTTCGAGCTAGTTGAAGAACCGCTCGATCTGATGGTGGTGATTGGCGGATTTAATTCTTCCAACACCACCCACCTGCAGGAAATTGCCACCGCCAAAGGGCTCAAGTCCTTCCACATTGACGGTCCTGCCTGTATTCGCGACGACAATAGCATTCGCCACCAAACCCTGCACGGCGGCATTCAAATCAGCCAAAACTGGTTGCCCGCAGGTGCGATTGCGGTCGGGGTTACCTCGGGGGCATCCACTCCCGATCGCATGGTGTCCGATGCGATCGAACGGATTTTTCAACTCAAACAATAG
- the arsS gene encoding arsenosugar biosynthesis radical SAM (seleno)protein ArsS (Some members of this family are selenoproteins.) — translation MEDIVSTPAWASVDPAAIDLDSSEAGPKRILSLLRRRSPLASPQHQLAVLQELEIAENSQSSDFKTALANSDWARLSPGTLEIFQINIGKLCNMACRHCHVDAGPDRTRENMDRATIDACLAALDRTQAHTVDITGGAPELNPHFRYLVDQCVARGKHVIDRCNLTVLLLPGRQDLPAWLADRGVEVACSLPHYRQRNTDAQRGDGTYEQSIEALKRLNAAGYGQGNPKRRLTLVTNPVGAFLSRDRERAEQEWKQGLERNHGVTFDRLIAINNMPISRYLEWLQESDNLQSYMELLVNAFNPGAIEGLMCRNTLSIGWDGRIYDCDFNQMLDLELALPDKQRPTIHNFDPELLAQRTIVTDRHCFGCTAGAGSSCGGATEK, via the coding sequence ATGGAAGATATCGTATCGACCCCAGCTTGGGCTTCTGTCGATCCTGCCGCGATCGATCTCGATTCGAGCGAGGCTGGACCCAAACGGATCCTGTCGCTATTGAGACGCCGATCGCCCCTGGCCTCCCCTCAACATCAACTGGCCGTCCTGCAGGAGCTAGAGATTGCCGAAAATAGCCAATCGAGTGACTTCAAGACTGCCTTAGCCAACAGCGATTGGGCACGGCTTTCCCCCGGTACTCTCGAAATTTTTCAGATCAACATCGGCAAGTTGTGCAACATGGCCTGCCGTCACTGTCACGTCGATGCCGGCCCCGATCGCACCCGCGAAAATATGGATCGCGCCACTATCGATGCCTGTTTGGCCGCCCTCGATCGCACGCAAGCCCATACCGTCGATATCACGGGAGGAGCTCCCGAACTCAACCCCCACTTCCGCTATTTGGTGGACCAATGCGTCGCCCGAGGCAAGCACGTTATCGATCGCTGCAACCTTACCGTGCTGCTGCTGCCGGGGCGACAGGATTTACCTGCATGGCTGGCGGATCGCGGTGTAGAAGTGGCTTGCTCGCTGCCCCACTACCGCCAGCGCAATACCGATGCGCAACGGGGGGACGGTACCTACGAGCAATCGATTGAAGCGCTCAAGCGACTCAATGCCGCTGGCTACGGTCAAGGAAACCCCAAACGACGCCTGACCTTAGTAACCAATCCCGTCGGCGCGTTTTTAAGCCGCGATCGAGAGCGCGCGGAGCAAGAGTGGAAACAAGGGCTAGAGCGCAACCACGGCGTCACGTTCGATCGCCTAATCGCCATCAATAACATGCCCATCTCTCGCTATTTGGAATGGTTGCAAGAGTCAGATAACTTGCAAAGCTATATGGAATTGTTGGTGAATGCGTTCAATCCGGGGGCGATCGAGGGGTTGATGTGCCGCAATACCCTCTCCATTGGCTGGGATGGCCGCATCTACGATTGCGATTTCAATCAAATGCTGGATTTGGAATTAGCATTGCCGGACAAACAGCGCCCCACCATCCACAATTTCGATCCAGAATTATTGGCCCAGCGAACTATTGTGACCGATCGCCACTGCTTTGGCTGCACGGCAGGGGCAGGCAGTTCCTGCGGCGGGGCAACTGAGAAGTAA
- the petG gene encoding cytochrome b6-f complex subunit V, which translates to MVEPLLLGIVLGMVAVTLIGLFVAAYTQYRRSNTFGL; encoded by the coding sequence GTGGTTGAACCTCTTTTGCTAGGCATCGTTCTGGGCATGGTTGCGGTCACCCTAATTGGTCTTTTCGTCGCTGCCTATACCCAATACCGCCGCAGCAACACCTTCGGTCTGTAA